A genomic region of Chelonia mydas isolate rCheMyd1 chromosome 9, rCheMyd1.pri.v2, whole genome shotgun sequence contains the following coding sequences:
- the NOX1 gene encoding NADPH oxidase 1 isoform X1, which yields MGNWVVNHWFPAVVIAAWLGLNVFLFVYYFLLFDRDKKFYYTRVLLGSALAWARASAKCLNFNSMLILLPVCRNLLSFLRGTCSCCRRTMRKQLDHNLTFHKLVAYTIALFTAVHIIAHLCNFEWYNDSQQAADGSLSSILSDLHQDEESNKWLNPIHSNSTTPAYVTFTTIPGLTGVIITVALILMVTSSMEFIRRSYFEVFWYTHHLFIIYFAGLVIHGIAGLVRGQTAESLNKHNPEHCAQDPTHWGRKNKHSHCEEPEFGSIPAESWQWVLAPILLYVFERVLRFWRSQQRVVVTKAVVHPSKVLELQMHKKGFSMEVGQYIFINCPSVSCLEWHPFTLTSAPEEDFFSVHIRAAGDWTENLIDTFQQQKPKTPRIEVDGPFGTASEDVFQYEVAMLVGAGIGVTPFASVLKSIWYKFQHADQRLKTKKIYFYWLCRDTGAFAWFNDLLASLEREMEESGKAGFLNYRLFLTGWDNSIAGQAAFNFDKDTDVVTGLKQKTSFGRPMWSNEFSVVATAHPRSVVGVFLCGPQALAKSLQKCCLQYSSLDPRKVKFYFNKENF from the exons ATGGGAAACTGGGTCGTGAACCACTGGTTTCCAGCTGTGGTGATC GCAGCCTGGTTGGGCCTGAATGTTTTCCTGTTTGTATATTATTTCCTGCTGTTTGACAGGGATAAGAAGTTCTACTACACCAGAGTGCTACTTGGG tcTGCGCTGGCATGGGCCCGGGCCTCTGCAAAATGCCTGAACTTTAACAGCATGCTGATCCTGTTACCAGTGTGTCGCAACCTGCTCTCCTTCCTGAGGGGCACTTGCTCG tGCTGCAGGCGCACAATGAGGAAGCAGCTGGATCACAACCTCACCTTCCACAAGCTTGTGGCCTACACAATTGCCCTGTTCACAG CTGTTCATATCATCGCCCACCTGTGTAACTTTGAGTGGTACAATGACAGCCAGCAAGCTGCGGATGGGAGCCTCTCCTCCATTCTCTCCGACCTGCACCAAGATGAGGAGAGTAACAAGTGGCTAAACCCCATCCACTCCAACAGCACG ACTCCAGCGTACGTGACATTCACTACCATCCCGGGCCTGACAGGCGTGATCATCACTGTGGCGCTGATCCTCATGGTTACCTCCTCCATGGAGTTCATCCGCAGGAGCTATTTCGAGGTCTTCTGGTACACGCACCATCTCTTCATCATCTACTTCGCTGGCCTTGTCATCCATGGCATCGC tgGTCTTGTTCGTGGGCAGACAGCAGAGAGCTTGAATAAGCACAACCCCGAGCACTGTGCGCAGGACCCtacacactggggaagaaaaaacaaacactccCACTGTGAAGAGCCCGAGTTTGGGAGCATCCCAGCTGAG TCCTGGCAGTGGGTGCTGGCCCCAATCCTTCTCTATGTCTTTGAGCGGGTATTACGCTTTTGGCGTTCTCAGCAGAGGGTCGTTGTTACAAAG GCTGTCGTGCACCCATCAAAAGTATTGGAACTACAGATGCACAAGAAGGGCTTCAGCATGGAAGTGGGCCAGTATATTTTCATCAATTGTCCCTCTGTCTCATGCCTGGAGTGGCATCCTTTCACCCTGACCTCTGCACCAGAAGAAGACTTTTTCTCCGTCCACATCCGggcagcaggggactggacagaGAATCTAATTGATACCtttcagcagcagaaaccaaagaCACCCAG GATAGAGGTGGATGGCCCCTTTGGCACAGCCAGTGAAGACGTATTCCAGTATGAGGTTGCCATGCTGGTGGGAGCAGGGATCGGGGTCACGCCCTTTGCCTCTGTACTGAAATCAATCTGGTACAAGTTCCAGCATGCAGACCAGCGTCTCAAAACCAAAAAG ATCTACTTCTACTGGCTCTGCCGGGATACAGGTGCGTTTGCCTGGTTCAATGACCTGCTCGCCTCCCTAGAGCGAGAGATGGAAGAATCTGGCAAAGCAGGTTTCCTGAACTACAGACTCTTCCTCACAGGCTGGGACAACAGCATT GCTGGCCAAGCAGCTTTCAACTTTGATAAAGACACGGATGTGGTGACAGGTCTCAAACAGAAAACCTCCTTTGGGAGACCCATGTGGAGCAATGAGTTCTCTGTAGTGGCAACTGCCCACCCCAG GTCTGTGGTGGGAGTGTTCCTCTGTGGGCCTCAAGCTTTGGCAAAAAGCCTGCAGAAGTGCTGCCTTCAGTACTCCAGCCTGGACCCTAGGAAGGTCAAATTTTACTTCAACAAGGAGAACTTCTAA
- the NOX1 gene encoding NADPH oxidase 1 isoform X3: MGNWVVNHWFPAVVIAAWLGLNVFLFVYYFLLFDRDKKFYYTRVLLGSALAWARASAKCLNFNSMLILLPVCRNLLSFLRGTCSCCRRTMRKQLDHNLTFHKLVAYTIALFTAVHIIAHLCNFEWYNDSQQAADGSLSSILSDLHQDEESNKWLNPIHSNSTTPAYVTFTTIPGLTGVIITVALILMVTSSMEFIRRSYFEVFCGLVRGQTAESLNKHNPEHCAQDPTHWGRKNKHSHCEEPEFGSIPAESWQWVLAPILLYVFERVLRFWRSQQRVVVTKAVVHPSKVLELQMHKKGFSMEVGQYIFINCPSVSCLEWHPFTLTSAPEEDFFSVHIRAAGDWTENLIDTFQQQKPKTPRIEVDGPFGTASEDVFQYEVAMLVGAGIGVTPFASVLKSIWYKFQHADQRLKTKKIYFYWLCRDTGAFAWFNDLLASLEREMEESGKAGFLNYRLFLTGWDNSIAGQAAFNFDKDTDVVTGLKQKTSFGRPMWSNEFSVVATAHPRSVVGVFLCGPQALAKSLQKCCLQYSSLDPRKVKFYFNKENF; the protein is encoded by the exons ATGGGAAACTGGGTCGTGAACCACTGGTTTCCAGCTGTGGTGATC GCAGCCTGGTTGGGCCTGAATGTTTTCCTGTTTGTATATTATTTCCTGCTGTTTGACAGGGATAAGAAGTTCTACTACACCAGAGTGCTACTTGGG tcTGCGCTGGCATGGGCCCGGGCCTCTGCAAAATGCCTGAACTTTAACAGCATGCTGATCCTGTTACCAGTGTGTCGCAACCTGCTCTCCTTCCTGAGGGGCACTTGCTCG tGCTGCAGGCGCACAATGAGGAAGCAGCTGGATCACAACCTCACCTTCCACAAGCTTGTGGCCTACACAATTGCCCTGTTCACAG CTGTTCATATCATCGCCCACCTGTGTAACTTTGAGTGGTACAATGACAGCCAGCAAGCTGCGGATGGGAGCCTCTCCTCCATTCTCTCCGACCTGCACCAAGATGAGGAGAGTAACAAGTGGCTAAACCCCATCCACTCCAACAGCACG ACTCCAGCGTACGTGACATTCACTACCATCCCGGGCCTGACAGGCGTGATCATCACTGTGGCGCTGATCCTCATGGTTACCTCCTCCATGGAGTTCATCCGCAGGAGCTATTTCGAGGTCTTCTG tgGTCTTGTTCGTGGGCAGACAGCAGAGAGCTTGAATAAGCACAACCCCGAGCACTGTGCGCAGGACCCtacacactggggaagaaaaaacaaacactccCACTGTGAAGAGCCCGAGTTTGGGAGCATCCCAGCTGAG TCCTGGCAGTGGGTGCTGGCCCCAATCCTTCTCTATGTCTTTGAGCGGGTATTACGCTTTTGGCGTTCTCAGCAGAGGGTCGTTGTTACAAAG GCTGTCGTGCACCCATCAAAAGTATTGGAACTACAGATGCACAAGAAGGGCTTCAGCATGGAAGTGGGCCAGTATATTTTCATCAATTGTCCCTCTGTCTCATGCCTGGAGTGGCATCCTTTCACCCTGACCTCTGCACCAGAAGAAGACTTTTTCTCCGTCCACATCCGggcagcaggggactggacagaGAATCTAATTGATACCtttcagcagcagaaaccaaagaCACCCAG GATAGAGGTGGATGGCCCCTTTGGCACAGCCAGTGAAGACGTATTCCAGTATGAGGTTGCCATGCTGGTGGGAGCAGGGATCGGGGTCACGCCCTTTGCCTCTGTACTGAAATCAATCTGGTACAAGTTCCAGCATGCAGACCAGCGTCTCAAAACCAAAAAG ATCTACTTCTACTGGCTCTGCCGGGATACAGGTGCGTTTGCCTGGTTCAATGACCTGCTCGCCTCCCTAGAGCGAGAGATGGAAGAATCTGGCAAAGCAGGTTTCCTGAACTACAGACTCTTCCTCACAGGCTGGGACAACAGCATT GCTGGCCAAGCAGCTTTCAACTTTGATAAAGACACGGATGTGGTGACAGGTCTCAAACAGAAAACCTCCTTTGGGAGACCCATGTGGAGCAATGAGTTCTCTGTAGTGGCAACTGCCCACCCCAG GTCTGTGGTGGGAGTGTTCCTCTGTGGGCCTCAAGCTTTGGCAAAAAGCCTGCAGAAGTGCTGCCTTCAGTACTCCAGCCTGGACCCTAGGAAGGTCAAATTTTACTTCAACAAGGAGAACTTCTAA
- the NOX1 gene encoding NADPH oxidase 1 isoform X2: MAAWLGLNVFLFVYYFLLFDRDKKFYYTRVLLGSALAWARASAKCLNFNSMLILLPVCRNLLSFLRGTCSCCRRTMRKQLDHNLTFHKLVAYTIALFTAVHIIAHLCNFEWYNDSQQAADGSLSSILSDLHQDEESNKWLNPIHSNSTTPAYVTFTTIPGLTGVIITVALILMVTSSMEFIRRSYFEVFWYTHHLFIIYFAGLVIHGIAGLVRGQTAESLNKHNPEHCAQDPTHWGRKNKHSHCEEPEFGSIPAESWQWVLAPILLYVFERVLRFWRSQQRVVVTKAVVHPSKVLELQMHKKGFSMEVGQYIFINCPSVSCLEWHPFTLTSAPEEDFFSVHIRAAGDWTENLIDTFQQQKPKTPRIEVDGPFGTASEDVFQYEVAMLVGAGIGVTPFASVLKSIWYKFQHADQRLKTKKIYFYWLCRDTGAFAWFNDLLASLEREMEESGKAGFLNYRLFLTGWDNSIAGQAAFNFDKDTDVVTGLKQKTSFGRPMWSNEFSVVATAHPRSVVGVFLCGPQALAKSLQKCCLQYSSLDPRKVKFYFNKENF; this comes from the exons ATG GCAGCCTGGTTGGGCCTGAATGTTTTCCTGTTTGTATATTATTTCCTGCTGTTTGACAGGGATAAGAAGTTCTACTACACCAGAGTGCTACTTGGG tcTGCGCTGGCATGGGCCCGGGCCTCTGCAAAATGCCTGAACTTTAACAGCATGCTGATCCTGTTACCAGTGTGTCGCAACCTGCTCTCCTTCCTGAGGGGCACTTGCTCG tGCTGCAGGCGCACAATGAGGAAGCAGCTGGATCACAACCTCACCTTCCACAAGCTTGTGGCCTACACAATTGCCCTGTTCACAG CTGTTCATATCATCGCCCACCTGTGTAACTTTGAGTGGTACAATGACAGCCAGCAAGCTGCGGATGGGAGCCTCTCCTCCATTCTCTCCGACCTGCACCAAGATGAGGAGAGTAACAAGTGGCTAAACCCCATCCACTCCAACAGCACG ACTCCAGCGTACGTGACATTCACTACCATCCCGGGCCTGACAGGCGTGATCATCACTGTGGCGCTGATCCTCATGGTTACCTCCTCCATGGAGTTCATCCGCAGGAGCTATTTCGAGGTCTTCTGGTACACGCACCATCTCTTCATCATCTACTTCGCTGGCCTTGTCATCCATGGCATCGC tgGTCTTGTTCGTGGGCAGACAGCAGAGAGCTTGAATAAGCACAACCCCGAGCACTGTGCGCAGGACCCtacacactggggaagaaaaaacaaacactccCACTGTGAAGAGCCCGAGTTTGGGAGCATCCCAGCTGAG TCCTGGCAGTGGGTGCTGGCCCCAATCCTTCTCTATGTCTTTGAGCGGGTATTACGCTTTTGGCGTTCTCAGCAGAGGGTCGTTGTTACAAAG GCTGTCGTGCACCCATCAAAAGTATTGGAACTACAGATGCACAAGAAGGGCTTCAGCATGGAAGTGGGCCAGTATATTTTCATCAATTGTCCCTCTGTCTCATGCCTGGAGTGGCATCCTTTCACCCTGACCTCTGCACCAGAAGAAGACTTTTTCTCCGTCCACATCCGggcagcaggggactggacagaGAATCTAATTGATACCtttcagcagcagaaaccaaagaCACCCAG GATAGAGGTGGATGGCCCCTTTGGCACAGCCAGTGAAGACGTATTCCAGTATGAGGTTGCCATGCTGGTGGGAGCAGGGATCGGGGTCACGCCCTTTGCCTCTGTACTGAAATCAATCTGGTACAAGTTCCAGCATGCAGACCAGCGTCTCAAAACCAAAAAG ATCTACTTCTACTGGCTCTGCCGGGATACAGGTGCGTTTGCCTGGTTCAATGACCTGCTCGCCTCCCTAGAGCGAGAGATGGAAGAATCTGGCAAAGCAGGTTTCCTGAACTACAGACTCTTCCTCACAGGCTGGGACAACAGCATT GCTGGCCAAGCAGCTTTCAACTTTGATAAAGACACGGATGTGGTGACAGGTCTCAAACAGAAAACCTCCTTTGGGAGACCCATGTGGAGCAATGAGTTCTCTGTAGTGGCAACTGCCCACCCCAG GTCTGTGGTGGGAGTGTTCCTCTGTGGGCCTCAAGCTTTGGCAAAAAGCCTGCAGAAGTGCTGCCTTCAGTACTCCAGCCTGGACCCTAGGAAGGTCAAATTTTACTTCAACAAGGAGAACTTCTAA
- the NOX1 gene encoding NADPH oxidase 1 isoform X4 → MAAWLGLNVFLFVYYFLLFDRDKKFYYTRVLLGSALAWARASAKCLNFNSMLILLPVCRNLLSFLRGTCSCCRRTMRKQLDHNLTFHKLVAYTIALFTAVHIIAHLCNFEWYNDSQQAADGSLSSILSDLHQDEESNKWLNPIHSNSTTPAYVTFTTIPGLTGVIITVALILMVTSSMEFIRRSYFEVFCGLVRGQTAESLNKHNPEHCAQDPTHWGRKNKHSHCEEPEFGSIPAESWQWVLAPILLYVFERVLRFWRSQQRVVVTKAVVHPSKVLELQMHKKGFSMEVGQYIFINCPSVSCLEWHPFTLTSAPEEDFFSVHIRAAGDWTENLIDTFQQQKPKTPRIEVDGPFGTASEDVFQYEVAMLVGAGIGVTPFASVLKSIWYKFQHADQRLKTKKIYFYWLCRDTGAFAWFNDLLASLEREMEESGKAGFLNYRLFLTGWDNSIAGQAAFNFDKDTDVVTGLKQKTSFGRPMWSNEFSVVATAHPRSVVGVFLCGPQALAKSLQKCCLQYSSLDPRKVKFYFNKENF, encoded by the exons ATG GCAGCCTGGTTGGGCCTGAATGTTTTCCTGTTTGTATATTATTTCCTGCTGTTTGACAGGGATAAGAAGTTCTACTACACCAGAGTGCTACTTGGG tcTGCGCTGGCATGGGCCCGGGCCTCTGCAAAATGCCTGAACTTTAACAGCATGCTGATCCTGTTACCAGTGTGTCGCAACCTGCTCTCCTTCCTGAGGGGCACTTGCTCG tGCTGCAGGCGCACAATGAGGAAGCAGCTGGATCACAACCTCACCTTCCACAAGCTTGTGGCCTACACAATTGCCCTGTTCACAG CTGTTCATATCATCGCCCACCTGTGTAACTTTGAGTGGTACAATGACAGCCAGCAAGCTGCGGATGGGAGCCTCTCCTCCATTCTCTCCGACCTGCACCAAGATGAGGAGAGTAACAAGTGGCTAAACCCCATCCACTCCAACAGCACG ACTCCAGCGTACGTGACATTCACTACCATCCCGGGCCTGACAGGCGTGATCATCACTGTGGCGCTGATCCTCATGGTTACCTCCTCCATGGAGTTCATCCGCAGGAGCTATTTCGAGGTCTTCTG tgGTCTTGTTCGTGGGCAGACAGCAGAGAGCTTGAATAAGCACAACCCCGAGCACTGTGCGCAGGACCCtacacactggggaagaaaaaacaaacactccCACTGTGAAGAGCCCGAGTTTGGGAGCATCCCAGCTGAG TCCTGGCAGTGGGTGCTGGCCCCAATCCTTCTCTATGTCTTTGAGCGGGTATTACGCTTTTGGCGTTCTCAGCAGAGGGTCGTTGTTACAAAG GCTGTCGTGCACCCATCAAAAGTATTGGAACTACAGATGCACAAGAAGGGCTTCAGCATGGAAGTGGGCCAGTATATTTTCATCAATTGTCCCTCTGTCTCATGCCTGGAGTGGCATCCTTTCACCCTGACCTCTGCACCAGAAGAAGACTTTTTCTCCGTCCACATCCGggcagcaggggactggacagaGAATCTAATTGATACCtttcagcagcagaaaccaaagaCACCCAG GATAGAGGTGGATGGCCCCTTTGGCACAGCCAGTGAAGACGTATTCCAGTATGAGGTTGCCATGCTGGTGGGAGCAGGGATCGGGGTCACGCCCTTTGCCTCTGTACTGAAATCAATCTGGTACAAGTTCCAGCATGCAGACCAGCGTCTCAAAACCAAAAAG ATCTACTTCTACTGGCTCTGCCGGGATACAGGTGCGTTTGCCTGGTTCAATGACCTGCTCGCCTCCCTAGAGCGAGAGATGGAAGAATCTGGCAAAGCAGGTTTCCTGAACTACAGACTCTTCCTCACAGGCTGGGACAACAGCATT GCTGGCCAAGCAGCTTTCAACTTTGATAAAGACACGGATGTGGTGACAGGTCTCAAACAGAAAACCTCCTTTGGGAGACCCATGTGGAGCAATGAGTTCTCTGTAGTGGCAACTGCCCACCCCAG GTCTGTGGTGGGAGTGTTCCTCTGTGGGCCTCAAGCTTTGGCAAAAAGCCTGCAGAAGTGCTGCCTTCAGTACTCCAGCCTGGACCCTAGGAAGGTCAAATTTTACTTCAACAAGGAGAACTTCTAA